From Manihot esculenta cultivar AM560-2 chromosome 18, M.esculenta_v8, whole genome shotgun sequence:
tcctCGCGCAGGTTGTGGATCCAGGTAGCAGCAGATCAAGATCTGCATCAACCCAGTCAGAGTTACATCATTAACTACATTGGGGTTTAATTTGTAAAGTTTATATACAGTTACTTTTGGAAATCATGGCATGTACATAAAGTTCTTGAGATAAAGTTGAATATGGTTTGAAATGGatatagttaaatattttattttaattttggtgtaAATGTGGATGATTAGTATAAGTTTCTGTGTTGAGATTAATGAAATGTTATGAAGTGTTTTGATCTGAATTGAAATTGTGTTGATGTTGAAAGAAGTTTGGGGGTTAAGGTTGAAATTAATAGAAGTGTGATATTACTTTTCACAGGTGGAATTAAGTCCATATTTTAGGGGAAACTCTGCCGGATttttggttaaaaaaaaaaaaaaaccatgatGTACATGATAGAAAGGAAAAATAAGCGAATTGTTACAGAATGTAATGTCTTCGGCTCAGTTAATCAAATAACCGGGTAGGGGGTGTTACttttagtggtatcagagcaggtttAGTCGAGTCTAGGCAATATGTGGATTAATGGCCAGGTATAGGgatatgtacatgccatatatcTTAAAGATATGATATAACTCTAATGcagatctatgttttatgaattGTAATATTATAGGATGTTTGAAGAACACAGAGAACTTCAAGTCGGAGAAGAAGTAGAAAGTCATGTACCGACTGAGGCCACTGGCCATGCACCGCCACAGGCTCCTCCTGGTGCTAGAAGGCCAGAGCAGGAGGTCTTATTGCAGCAATTAACAGAGATTTTCAGGCAGGTGGCCAGAGTAGCTCAGCCAGCTCTAGTTCCTCCACCAGCTCCCGCACCAGCACCAGCCCGGCCGCCTGTTGATAAACTGAGAAAGTATGGTGCCACAGAATTCAAAGGACGAAAGGAAGATGATGCCTCCACAGCAGAATATTGGTTGCAAAGTACAGACAGGGTGCTTCAGCAGCTACAGTGTTCTCCAGAAGATAGTCTGGTATGTGCAGTGTCACTACTGAAAGAAGAAGCCTATCAATGATGGGATACTGTGGCCCAGACAGTGCAACCAATGCAGAGGACATGGGAGTTCTTCTTGAATGAGTTCAGAAAGAGATATGTAGGTGACATATATATGGAGGAGAGAAAACGAGAGTTTATCTATTTGAGGCAGGGACGTATGACAGTAGCTGAGTATGAAAGGGAGTTTATTCGATTGAGTAGATATGCCAGGGAGATTATTCCTACAGAGGAGGCAAAATGTAAAAGATTTGAGCAAGGGTTAAACACAGAGATCAAGATGCTTCTAGTTGCTCTTCAAATCAGAGATTTTTCAGCACTGGTGAATGCAGCTTTAAAtgtagagaaagtgagggaagaAGACCAGAGTAGAAGACAGAGGAGTCAGCAAAAAAGGACTCACAGTCAGAATCAGAGTCAAGGGCAAATGATAGCTTCACAAGGCTCTAGTAAGAGACAGAAAATTTTTCAACCTGCTAGATCAAGCCAGTCTCAATGGCAAGGTAAAAAATCAGCTCAGAGTTTAGCAAGTGGGTCTGTTCAACAGACTGCTTCTGTGGCCAGTTCAGGAGGCTCAGGAAGAAGCCTTCCACCAGAGTGCAACCACTGCAGAAGGAGACACACTGGTACTTGCAGATTGCTGATGGGAGCTTGCTTCATATGTGGGTTGGATCACATTATGAGGGATTGTCCTAAGAAGCAAACAGCCTCAACACCAGCAACAGAAAGAACTGCACCAGTAACTCAGAAGACTAGAAGCAAAGGTAGAAGTGAGCCGTCAGGTACCTCTAGTCATAGAGTGTCAGAGACTGTGGATAGACCGGAATCTAGAGCACCTGCCAGAGCCTATGCCATCAAAGCCAGAGAGGATCAGGATTCCCCAGATGTTATCATGGGTACATTTTCTATCTTTGGCCAGTCTGTTCATGCTTTAATAGATCCTGGTTCCACACACTCCTATATTTGCATGCCTATCACAACTAAAGAAGAACTACAAGCAGACATACTAGACCAGGATATAGTAGTAACTAATCCTCTTGGCCACAGTGTAGTTGTCAGTAAAGTATTTAAAGATTGCCCCATCTTGATTCGCGGTC
This genomic window contains:
- the LOC110606259 gene encoding uncharacterized protein LOC110606259; translated protein: MQRTWEFFLNEFRKRYVGDIYMEERKREFIYLRQGRMTVAEYEREFIRLSRYAREIIPTEEAKCKRFEQGLNTEIKMLLVALQIRDFSALVNAALNVEKVREEDQSRRQRSQQKRTHSQNQSQGQMIASQGSSKRQKIFQPARSSQSQWQGKKSAQSLASGSVQQTASVASSGGSGRSLPPECNHCRRRHTGTCRLLMGACFICGLDHIMRDCPKKQTASTPATERTAPVTQKTRSKGRSEPSGTSSHRVSETVDRPESRAPARAYAIKAREDQDSPDVIMGTFSIFGQSVHALIDPGSTHSYICMPITTKEELQADILDQDIVVTNPLGHSVVVSKVFKDCPILIRGHIFHGDLIELPFREFDVILGMDWLFRHQVIVDYRKKRITLKTPADEEVVVVGERSDFLSNVISATAARRMIRKGCEAYLACVLEAKKEKPIVQDIPTVCDFSDVFPDELPGLPPEREVEFAIEVVPDTTPISIAPYRMAPTELKELKVQLQ